A single region of the Gasterosteus aculeatus chromosome 1, fGasAcu3.hap1.1, whole genome shotgun sequence genome encodes:
- the stk11ip gene encoding serine/threonine-protein kinase 11-interacting protein isoform X2 — MAVPRSGQSSLVHSLATLLRNDGDVVLDGTSTLTLPAGSLQQLTRLFEQYLLSRSQQHGFLALPSHPADTASLLQLQFLFDVLQKTISLKLINPPGTRLQSVVKIFPFKSLKYLELKRVPPHCLEGLRGVYSQLEVFTCSKSLDSLEELLSLCGGDLSSALPWLELHTLNFSYNSIVCLDQSLSLLNVLKSLDVSHNKIQECAEFLKPLSELQHLNLGYNCLQVAPTLGLSARAKLLSLVLRNNELETINGVEQLSSLQHLDLAYNLLLEHSQLAPLSLLHCLNTLNLEGNPLYFQKTHRTSTVRHLSPKAANLRLKLDASSLSSSELSVLTKQGQRIVQVQPSPPVAMAAEASVDVSSGAGELTDSMSFGDVGVSRIRKKKSKSKVRVRRASISEPSDTDYSSRLRSSSQCIVLPHQQEIERMSSFRDQLGEDWLRYQHQLDGSSNVTINTNQPPPQGQPLRNDTTCLSDSPGHPPSPWPRKAPEVLPPPLLSSELRLEASADGDQETDSTLQEPGPNSRSTLEDSAVDGLVLSQGVVSSPAPSSESQRSAGGESRVAEEEEEEEEDHLGVDLCRPLLVGVLSNKEEGEVEGPGESGKRRSEVFLRIKQRLLLEVDMQCGRERCRLELSSLVRVESTEAAWTRGETEEILPAVELHFDYISREKRRRLYVLLDDDPQQARQALTDVLTHVAEENQQRRFDRRPSCVRLQCLRCRSEFTLKGDKREEVDDEEEAGGRMRRGAASLPGGSEELHNELTKFYDDTKGDGHICPECGSNHVVQLAGQSAPNSSTPIKRPLTPEREHDHLDVYHSTPRTNKDEHTDGSAGSSPLPEAVAASGDTTFVSARGSSFFIGKDGGDSSGISFCKSQSKDDLAGSYRYTPTGTPPEVRGPPAGRTTPTDDLDLLAEDCEAVDHRLQLFLDVEVFEEEEELHFFLKMSTVKFGEPGQVPSLLVVSNQRIYFLEIMAETQGQLSDWLQKRDSHPIMELSYLEVGLASQSIHMEFVGVAYTLLVRDSVRCKRFFGLLTGVVREIAHKSDSKLMSISTTRLGPLHHLWPLVCEDIQADVEEGQLQFFYILAFVLQEDIWTPLTVLATRETLYLLREDHQWRKSSSSLTGNESQDPNSGSVSVLETLPISCVSSVHLWPSHQCRMDIKLYDETLKEEKTWCVRSESAELLQGLLAWVRAQWEAMFGVKLHTSLHPGGRA; from the exons ATGGCTGTCCCTCGCAGTGGCCAGTCCTCCCTTGTACACAGCTTGGCAACTCTCCTCAGAAATGATG GCGACGTGGTGCTGGACGGCACCAGCACTCTGACCTTGCCGGCGGGCAGCTTGCAGCAGCTCACCAGGCTGTTCGAACAGTATTTGCTGTCCAGGAGCCAGCAGCACGGGTTCCTTGCGTTGCCCTCCCACCCCGCCGACACTGCCTCCCTGCTACAACTGCAGTTCCTGTTTGACGTCCTGCAGAAGACCATCTCGCTCAAG CTCATCAACCCGCCGGGGACGAGACTTCAGTCTGTGGTGAAAATCTTCCCATTCAAGTCTTTAAAATATTTGGAG CTGAAGCGAGTGCCTCCACACTGTCTAGAAGGACTCAGAGGAGTTTACTCCCAGTTGGAGGTTTTTACTTGTTCAAAGAGCCTTGACTCTCTGGAG GAACTGCTTTCTCTGTGTGGAGGGGACCTGAGCTCAGCACTGCCTTGGCTGGAACTGCACACGCTCAACTTCAGCTACAATTCCATTGTCTGCCTTGACCAGTCACTA AGTTTACTGAACGTCCTGAAGTCCTTGGATGTAAGCCATAACAAGATTCAGGAGTGTGCGGAATTTCTAAAG CCCCTGAGTGAACTGCAACACTTGAACCTGGGCTACAACTGCCTGCAGGTGGCGCCAACGCTGGGCCTCAGTGCCAGGGCCAAACTCCTCTCACTCGTCCTCAGAAACAATGAACTGGAGACCATTAACG GTGTGGAGCAGTTGTCATCTCTCCAGCACTTGGATCTGGCATACAACCTGCTGTTGGAGCACTCCCAGCTGGCTCCGCTCTCCCTGCTGCACTGCCTCAACACG CTTAACCTGGAAGGGAACCCGCTGTACTTCCAGAAGACCCACCGTACCTCCACCGTCCGACATCTGTCCCCAAAAGCTGCAAACCTCAGA ctCAAACTTGACGCCTCCTCGTTGTCCTCATCCGAGTTATCA GTTTTGACAAAACAAGGCCAGCGGATCGTCCAGGTCCAGCCTTCACCTCCGGTTGCCATGGCTGCAGAAGCGTCTGTGGATGTGTCCAGCGGTGCCGGGGAGCTGACTGACAGCATGTCCTTTGGAGACGTGGGAGTCTCTCGCATCCGGAAGAAGAAATCCAAG AGTAAGGTGAGAGTGCGGCGGGCCAGTATATCCGAGCCCAGTGACACAGACTACAGTTCCAGGCTGCGTTCCTCCTCACAGT GCATtgtcctcccccaccagcaggaGATTGAGCGCATGTCCAGCTTCAGAGACCAGCTGGGAGAGGATTGGCTGAGGTACCAACATCAACTCGATGGATCGTCCAACGTCACCATCAACACGAACCAGCCCCCTCCTCAAGGTCAACCCCTCCGCAACGACACCACGTGTCTGTCCGACAGCCCCGGGCATCCGCCGTCTCCATGGCCCCGCAAAGCCCCGGaggtcctccctcctccgctgcTCTCATCGGAGTTGAGGCTGGAGGCCTCCGCGGATGGAGACCAGGAAACCGACTCTACCCTTCAGGAGCCTGGTCCGAACTCGCGGTCCACCTTGGAGGACAGCGCTGTGGATGGCCTGGTGCTGAGTCAGGGAGTGGTGAGCTCACCTGCGCCGAGTTCAGAGTCCCAAAGGTCGGCAGGTGGCGAGAGCAGAgttgccgaggaggaggaggaggaggaggaggatcatcTGGGAG TGGATCTATGTCGCCCCCTACTTGTGGGTGTGCTCTCTaacaaagaggaaggagaagtcgAGGGGCCGGGGGAGAGCGGTAAGAGGAGAAGCGAGGTGTTCCTGCGCATCAAACAGCGCCTGCTTCTGGAAGTGGACATGCAGTGCGGCCGGGAGAGATGCCGTCTGGAGCTGAGCAGCCTGGTCCGGGTGGAGAGCACAGAGGCTGCGTGGACGCGAGGG GAGACAGAAGAGATACTTCCAGCTGTGGAGCTTCACTTTGACTACATCAgcagggagaaaaggaggagactCTACGTCCTGCTAGACGACGACCCACAACAGGCCCGGCAg GCTCTGACTGACGTGCTGACTCATGTGGCGGAGGAAAACCAGCAGCGCCGCTTTGACCGCCGTCCCAGCTGCGTTCGCCTGCAGTGCCTTCGCTGCAGGTCAGAGTTCACGCTTAAGGGAGACAAACGGGAGGAGgtggacgacgaggaggaggcgggggggaggatgaggaggggggccGCCTCGCTACCAGGAGGTTCCGAAGAGCTTCACAATGAGCTGACTAAATTCTATGACGACACCAAAG GAGACGGTCACATTTGTCCAGAATGTGGTAGCAATCATGTGGTGCAGCTGGCTGGCCAATCCGCTCCCAACTCCAGCACGCCCATCAAGCGCCCGCTAACGCCGGAGAGAGAGCACGACCACCTCGATGTGTACCACAGCACTCCACGCACAAATAAG GATGAGCACACAGACGGCAGCGCAGGGAGTAGCCCGCTCCCGGAAGCTGTCGCAGCCTCGGGGGACACCACCTTCGTCTCTGCTCGGGGAAGCTCCTTCTTCATCGGGAAGGacgggggcgactcctccggcaTCTCCTTCTGCAAGTCCCAGAGTAAGGACGATCTGGCCGGTAGCTACCGGTACACCCCTACGGGAACACCGCCGGAGGTCCGAGGCCCGCCTGCAGGAAGGACCACCCCGACCG ATGATTTGGACCTGCTGGCGGAGGACTGTGAGGCTGTGGACCATCGGCTGCAGCTTTTCCTGGATGTGGAGGTctttgaggaggaagaagagcttcACTTTTTCCTCAAG ATGTCGACTGTCAAATTCGGAGAGCCGGGGCAGGTTCCCTCTCTGCTGGTGGTCTCAAACCAGCGGATCTACTTTTTGGAAATTATGGCAGAAACCCA AGGccagctctctgattggctgcagaaGCGGGACAGCCACCCGATCATGGAGCTCAGCTACCTCGAAGTGGGACTGGCCTCTCAGAGCATCCACATGGAGTTTGTGGGAGTGGCCTACACCCTCCTCGTGAGGGACAGTGTACGCTGCAAACGCTTTTTTGGCCTGCTGACCG GAGTTGTGCGTGAGATCGCTCACAAATCGGACAGCAAGCTGATGtccatctccaccaccagacTCGGCCCTCTGCACCACCTCTG GCCTCTGGTGTGTGAAGACATCCAGGCAGATGTGGAGGAGGGCCAGCTGCAGTTTTTCTACATTCTGGCTTTTGTTCTGCAAG AGGATATCTGGACGCCGCTCACCGTCCTGGCGACCCGGGAGACCCTGTACCTGCTGCGAGAGGATCACCAGTGGAGGAAAAGCTCAAGCAGCCTGACGGGGAATGAAAGCCAGGATCCCAACAGCGGCAGCGTCTCCGTTTTAGAAACGCTCCCAATCAGCTGCGTCAGCTCCGTGCACCTGTGGCCTTCCCACCAGTGCAGGATGGATATCAAGCTCTACGATGAG ACGTTAAAGGAGGAGAAGACGTGGTGCGTGCGCTCCGAGAGCGCCGAGCTGCTCCAGGGTCTGCTGGCTTGGGTCAGAGCACAGTGGGAGGCGATGTTCGGAGTAAAACTGCACACAAGCTTGCACCCGGGAGGGAGGGCGTGA
- the stk11ip gene encoding serine/threonine-protein kinase 11-interacting protein isoform X1 — MAVPRSGQSSLVHSLATLLRNDGDVVLDGTSTLTLPAGSLQQLTRLFEQYLLSRSQQHGFLALPSHPADTASLLQLQFLFDVLQKTISLKLINPPGTRLQSVVKIFPFKSLKYLELKRVPPHCLEGLRGVYSQLEVFTCSKSLDSLEELLSLCGGDLSSALPWLELHTLNFSYNSIVCLDQSLSLLNVLKSLDVSHNKIQECAEFLKPLSELQHLNLGYNCLQVAPTLGLSARAKLLSLVLRNNELETINGVEQLSSLQHLDLAYNLLLEHSQLAPLSLLHCLNTLNLEGNPLYFQKTHRTSTVRHLSPKAANLRLKLDASSLSSSELSVLTKQGQRIVQVQPSPPVAMAAEASVDVSSGAGELTDSMSFGDVGVSRIRKKKSKSKVRVRRASISEPSDTDYSSRLRSSSQCIVLPHQQEIERMSSFRDQLGEDWLRYQHQLDGSSNVTINTNQPPPQGQPLRNDTTCLSDSPGHPPSPWPRKAPEVLPPPLLSSELRLEASADGDQETDSTLQEPGPNSRSTLEDSAVDGLVLSQGVVSSPAPSSESQRSAGGESRVAEEEEEEEEDHLGVDLCRPLLVGVLSNKEEGEVEGPGESGKRRSEVFLRIKQRLLLEVDMQCGRERCRLELSSLVRVESTEAAWTRGETEEILPAVELHFDYISREKRRRLYVLLDDDPQQARQALTDVLTHVAEENQQRRFDRRPSCVRLQCLRCRSEFTLKGDKREEVDDEEEAGGRMRRGAASLPGGSEELHNELTKFYDDTKGDGHICPECGSNHVVQLAGQSAPNSSTPIKRPLTPEREHDHLDVYHSTPRTNKDEHTDGSAGSSPLPEAVAASGDTTFVSARGSSFFIGKDGGDSSGISFCKSQSKDDLAGSYRYTPTGTPPEVRGPPAGRTTPTDDLDLLAEDCEAVDHRLQLFLDVEVFEEEEELHFFLKMSTVKFGEPGQVPSLLVVSNQRIYFLEIMAETHRGQLSDWLQKRDSHPIMELSYLEVGLASQSIHMEFVGVAYTLLVRDSVRCKRFFGLLTGVVREIAHKSDSKLMSISTTRLGPLHHLWPLVCEDIQADVEEGQLQFFYILAFVLQEDIWTPLTVLATRETLYLLREDHQWRKSSSSLTGNESQDPNSGSVSVLETLPISCVSSVHLWPSHQCRMDIKLYDETLKEEKTWCVRSESAELLQGLLAWVRAQWEAMFGVKLHTSLHPGGRA, encoded by the exons ATGGCTGTCCCTCGCAGTGGCCAGTCCTCCCTTGTACACAGCTTGGCAACTCTCCTCAGAAATGATG GCGACGTGGTGCTGGACGGCACCAGCACTCTGACCTTGCCGGCGGGCAGCTTGCAGCAGCTCACCAGGCTGTTCGAACAGTATTTGCTGTCCAGGAGCCAGCAGCACGGGTTCCTTGCGTTGCCCTCCCACCCCGCCGACACTGCCTCCCTGCTACAACTGCAGTTCCTGTTTGACGTCCTGCAGAAGACCATCTCGCTCAAG CTCATCAACCCGCCGGGGACGAGACTTCAGTCTGTGGTGAAAATCTTCCCATTCAAGTCTTTAAAATATTTGGAG CTGAAGCGAGTGCCTCCACACTGTCTAGAAGGACTCAGAGGAGTTTACTCCCAGTTGGAGGTTTTTACTTGTTCAAAGAGCCTTGACTCTCTGGAG GAACTGCTTTCTCTGTGTGGAGGGGACCTGAGCTCAGCACTGCCTTGGCTGGAACTGCACACGCTCAACTTCAGCTACAATTCCATTGTCTGCCTTGACCAGTCACTA AGTTTACTGAACGTCCTGAAGTCCTTGGATGTAAGCCATAACAAGATTCAGGAGTGTGCGGAATTTCTAAAG CCCCTGAGTGAACTGCAACACTTGAACCTGGGCTACAACTGCCTGCAGGTGGCGCCAACGCTGGGCCTCAGTGCCAGGGCCAAACTCCTCTCACTCGTCCTCAGAAACAATGAACTGGAGACCATTAACG GTGTGGAGCAGTTGTCATCTCTCCAGCACTTGGATCTGGCATACAACCTGCTGTTGGAGCACTCCCAGCTGGCTCCGCTCTCCCTGCTGCACTGCCTCAACACG CTTAACCTGGAAGGGAACCCGCTGTACTTCCAGAAGACCCACCGTACCTCCACCGTCCGACATCTGTCCCCAAAAGCTGCAAACCTCAGA ctCAAACTTGACGCCTCCTCGTTGTCCTCATCCGAGTTATCA GTTTTGACAAAACAAGGCCAGCGGATCGTCCAGGTCCAGCCTTCACCTCCGGTTGCCATGGCTGCAGAAGCGTCTGTGGATGTGTCCAGCGGTGCCGGGGAGCTGACTGACAGCATGTCCTTTGGAGACGTGGGAGTCTCTCGCATCCGGAAGAAGAAATCCAAG AGTAAGGTGAGAGTGCGGCGGGCCAGTATATCCGAGCCCAGTGACACAGACTACAGTTCCAGGCTGCGTTCCTCCTCACAGT GCATtgtcctcccccaccagcaggaGATTGAGCGCATGTCCAGCTTCAGAGACCAGCTGGGAGAGGATTGGCTGAGGTACCAACATCAACTCGATGGATCGTCCAACGTCACCATCAACACGAACCAGCCCCCTCCTCAAGGTCAACCCCTCCGCAACGACACCACGTGTCTGTCCGACAGCCCCGGGCATCCGCCGTCTCCATGGCCCCGCAAAGCCCCGGaggtcctccctcctccgctgcTCTCATCGGAGTTGAGGCTGGAGGCCTCCGCGGATGGAGACCAGGAAACCGACTCTACCCTTCAGGAGCCTGGTCCGAACTCGCGGTCCACCTTGGAGGACAGCGCTGTGGATGGCCTGGTGCTGAGTCAGGGAGTGGTGAGCTCACCTGCGCCGAGTTCAGAGTCCCAAAGGTCGGCAGGTGGCGAGAGCAGAgttgccgaggaggaggaggaggaggaggaggatcatcTGGGAG TGGATCTATGTCGCCCCCTACTTGTGGGTGTGCTCTCTaacaaagaggaaggagaagtcgAGGGGCCGGGGGAGAGCGGTAAGAGGAGAAGCGAGGTGTTCCTGCGCATCAAACAGCGCCTGCTTCTGGAAGTGGACATGCAGTGCGGCCGGGAGAGATGCCGTCTGGAGCTGAGCAGCCTGGTCCGGGTGGAGAGCACAGAGGCTGCGTGGACGCGAGGG GAGACAGAAGAGATACTTCCAGCTGTGGAGCTTCACTTTGACTACATCAgcagggagaaaaggaggagactCTACGTCCTGCTAGACGACGACCCACAACAGGCCCGGCAg GCTCTGACTGACGTGCTGACTCATGTGGCGGAGGAAAACCAGCAGCGCCGCTTTGACCGCCGTCCCAGCTGCGTTCGCCTGCAGTGCCTTCGCTGCAGGTCAGAGTTCACGCTTAAGGGAGACAAACGGGAGGAGgtggacgacgaggaggaggcgggggggaggatgaggaggggggccGCCTCGCTACCAGGAGGTTCCGAAGAGCTTCACAATGAGCTGACTAAATTCTATGACGACACCAAAG GAGACGGTCACATTTGTCCAGAATGTGGTAGCAATCATGTGGTGCAGCTGGCTGGCCAATCCGCTCCCAACTCCAGCACGCCCATCAAGCGCCCGCTAACGCCGGAGAGAGAGCACGACCACCTCGATGTGTACCACAGCACTCCACGCACAAATAAG GATGAGCACACAGACGGCAGCGCAGGGAGTAGCCCGCTCCCGGAAGCTGTCGCAGCCTCGGGGGACACCACCTTCGTCTCTGCTCGGGGAAGCTCCTTCTTCATCGGGAAGGacgggggcgactcctccggcaTCTCCTTCTGCAAGTCCCAGAGTAAGGACGATCTGGCCGGTAGCTACCGGTACACCCCTACGGGAACACCGCCGGAGGTCCGAGGCCCGCCTGCAGGAAGGACCACCCCGACCG ATGATTTGGACCTGCTGGCGGAGGACTGTGAGGCTGTGGACCATCGGCTGCAGCTTTTCCTGGATGTGGAGGTctttgaggaggaagaagagcttcACTTTTTCCTCAAG ATGTCGACTGTCAAATTCGGAGAGCCGGGGCAGGTTCCCTCTCTGCTGGTGGTCTCAAACCAGCGGATCTACTTTTTGGAAATTATGGCAGAAACCCA CAGAGGccagctctctgattggctgcagaaGCGGGACAGCCACCCGATCATGGAGCTCAGCTACCTCGAAGTGGGACTGGCCTCTCAGAGCATCCACATGGAGTTTGTGGGAGTGGCCTACACCCTCCTCGTGAGGGACAGTGTACGCTGCAAACGCTTTTTTGGCCTGCTGACCG GAGTTGTGCGTGAGATCGCTCACAAATCGGACAGCAAGCTGATGtccatctccaccaccagacTCGGCCCTCTGCACCACCTCTG GCCTCTGGTGTGTGAAGACATCCAGGCAGATGTGGAGGAGGGCCAGCTGCAGTTTTTCTACATTCTGGCTTTTGTTCTGCAAG AGGATATCTGGACGCCGCTCACCGTCCTGGCGACCCGGGAGACCCTGTACCTGCTGCGAGAGGATCACCAGTGGAGGAAAAGCTCAAGCAGCCTGACGGGGAATGAAAGCCAGGATCCCAACAGCGGCAGCGTCTCCGTTTTAGAAACGCTCCCAATCAGCTGCGTCAGCTCCGTGCACCTGTGGCCTTCCCACCAGTGCAGGATGGATATCAAGCTCTACGATGAG ACGTTAAAGGAGGAGAAGACGTGGTGCGTGCGCTCCGAGAGCGCCGAGCTGCTCCAGGGTCTGCTGGCTTGGGTCAGAGCACAGTGGGAGGCGATGTTCGGAGTAAAACTGCACACAAGCTTGCACCCGGGAGGGAGGGCGTGA